The nucleotide window GAAAATCAGTAAATACCGCATCCACATTTGAGAGAAATTCGAAGCGAGACGGATCGTTTACGGTGTAGCACCATGTTTGAATGTTCGCTTCGCTGAGCGTATCAAGATCGCTCTGAATCACGTGTTCGTAATTCATGTGGCAGCTGAACGCTTTTACTTCATTAATCAGCAGTAAATCGTCTTGCGTCAGTTGCTCTGTGATCACACCGACACGGTACCTTGGGAGGTGACGAGCCATTTCAGCAACCACTTGATGGCTGAAGCTTGAAAGCAGCACTCTGTCGGTATCGAGGTTTGAACGAATCAGTTCTGAATGCAGCAGATCCACCACGTGAGGCGCTTGGTGTCGGCTATCGACTTTGATCTCCAAGTTAACGCTGAGATCGTATTGCTCAACAAGCGCGAGTAACTCTTCCAGCGTCAGTATTTTCTCTCCAGCGAATTGCTCAGACTTCCAACTACCAAAATCGAGCTGACGCAATTCGGCAAGGGTATGTTCATCAACACGCCCTTTGCCATCGCTGCAGCGCTCAAGAGTATGGTCATGACAAACCACCAGTTGATCATCCTGAGTTGGCTGAATATCTACTTCAATCCATTTCAAACCGAGTTTAGCGGCTTGTTCAATGCTTGCTTTGGTATTTTCTGGGTGAGTACCTGCTACACCCCGATGACCTACGATGATAGACGACATAATTAATCCTTCTTAAAGACGCACCGTAAAAACGCATTAAATATCAGTGTACTCCATTAAGCTAGAGCCGTCGTTAAGCTTGTTGTCTCTTCGTGTAACTCTTGTGAGGTGAAGTTATTTGGTTGAATACGCTTCCCGCGGCCATCAAAAATATGTAGGTTGGATTTATCGATGCTTAATCCGAGTGGCACCGCTTGGCATAGTGTTGTTTCTGGCGTAACGGCAATAAAAGGTTGATCGTTTACACGTCCGTGAACCAGTTGATTTGGCCCCAGCGGCTCAACCACGCTGATACGCAGTTCAAGAGGTAAGGTGTTCATCATTAAATCGGAACAAACCTCAGAGTGCTCAGGGCGAATACCAAGCGTTATTTCTGTGTTCTTAACGTGCGCGTACTCTGGCAAGTACATCTGTTGATCGCCGATTTCAAGATAGCCGTCGTCGAGTGTGGCAGGTAAGAAGTTCATTGCAGGGCTGCCAATGAAGCTCGCGACAAAGGTGCTAGCGGGCTGGTGGTAGACCTCTCTTGGTGTGCCGACTTGTTCAATCTGACCTTTATTGAGAACCACAATTCTATCTGCTAGCGTCATGGCTTCTACTTGGTCATGAGTCACGTAAACACTGGTCACGCCGAGTTCACGTTGCAGCTTTTTGATTTCTAATCGCATATGAGCTCGCAGTGAGGCATCGAGGTTAGACAGAGGTTCATCAAATAGGAACAGTTGCGGGTCGCGTACGATCGCTCGACCCATTGCCACACGTTGGCGCTGTCCACCAGAGAGTTTGGCTGGTTTGCGATCTAGGTACTCTTCGATTTTAAGTGTCTTGGCGACCTTTTCAATCTTCTCTTCAATCACATGTTGGCTGACACCTCGGTTCTTTAAACCGTAAGCCAAGTTTTTATACACCGTCATGTGAGGGTAGAGCGCGTAATTCTGAAAGACCATGGCGATGTCGCGCTGTGCTGGTTTTTCGTTATCAACCCGACGACCACCCAAATGAATCTCGCCGCCAGAGATGCTTTCCAAGCCTGCGATAGAGCGCAGAATCGAAGACTTACCGCAGCCTGAAGGACCAACCAATACAAGGAACTCGCCCTTATCGATATCAAGTGAGACATCTTTCACTGCTCGATGGCCGTTTTCATACGTTTTCACCAAGTTCTTGATACCCAGCATAGCGGGCGGCTTGGCCTTGAGTTTATGCCCTCTACCAGCATTCTTGTGAGCTAACGAGTGATTGCGAATAGGCATAGAAGTGTCCTCTGTCTTTTGGGGATAAGTCTGGTGAGACGTCTTATACTCATCGAGTGACTGGATTCGGTTATCATTCATTTGAGTTGTATCGTTATTATTTTTCACTTTCTACGAGCCCTTTTACAAACCAACGCTGAAATACAACCACCACTAAAACGGGTGGCAACATCGCTAAAATCACCATGGCGAACACATAGTCGTAGCGCGGTAAACTGGTTTCATTAATGTTATTAAGCACTTGTTTGATGCCCATCACGATGGTGTTGTAGCCCTCATCTGTCGTCATCATGATTGGCCACAGGTATTGGTTCCAACCCACCACAAACATGATGATGAAGATCGCGGCGATCATGGTTTTAGACAGCGGCAGCAAGATATCGACAAAGAATCGAAACGGGCCTGCGTTATCTAGTTGAGCGGCTTCGAGCAGTTCATCGGGAATGGTTTTGAAGAACTGTCTAAAGAAGAATGTTGCGGTGGCAGAGGCGATCAAAGGCAGAATCAAACCGGTATAGCTATTGAGCAGCCCAAGCCCTGCAACCACTTCATAAGACGGGATAATACGAACCTCTAGTGGAAGCAGCAGAGTGACGAAAATCAACCAGAACCAAGCCGTTGCGTAAGGCAGTC belongs to Vibrio cyclitrophicus and includes:
- a CDS encoding glycerophosphoryl diester phosphodiesterase — translated: MSSIIVGHRGVAGTHPENTKASIEQAAKLGLKWIEVDIQPTQDDQLVVCHDHTLERCSDGKGRVDEHTLAELRQLDFGSWKSEQFAGEKILTLEELLALVEQYDLSVNLEIKVDSRHQAPHVVDLLHSELIRSNLDTDRVLLSSFSHQVVAEMARHLPRYRVGVITEQLTQDDLLLINEVKAFSCHMNYEHVIQSDLDTLSEANIQTWCYTVNDPSRFEFLSNVDAVFTDFPNKFSSIN
- a CDS encoding sn-glycerol-3-phosphate import ATP-binding protein UgpC, producing the protein MKNNNDTTQMNDNRIQSLDEYKTSHQTYPQKTEDTSMPIRNHSLAHKNAGRGHKLKAKPPAMLGIKNLVKTYENGHRAVKDVSLDIDKGEFLVLVGPSGCGKSSILRSIAGLESISGGEIHLGGRRVDNEKPAQRDIAMVFQNYALYPHMTVYKNLAYGLKNRGVSQHVIEEKIEKVAKTLKIEEYLDRKPAKLSGGQRQRVAMGRAIVRDPQLFLFDEPLSNLDASLRAHMRLEIKKLQRELGVTSVYVTHDQVEAMTLADRIVVLNKGQIEQVGTPREVYHQPASTFVASFIGSPAMNFLPATLDDGYLEIGDQQMYLPEYAHVKNTEITLGIRPEHSEVCSDLMMNTLPLELRISVVEPLGPNQLVHGRVNDQPFIAVTPETTLCQAVPLGLSIDKSNLHIFDGRGKRIQPNNFTSQELHEETTSLTTALA
- the ugpE gene encoding sn-glycerol-3-phosphate ABC transporter permease UgpE, with the translated sequence MKSNKVSDHLILIAGMLFMLVPIWLIFASSTHNPNTIVSEGLQWLPGDNFVAIYSEAWNKSMGFSGEVTASKMIANSMIMGLGFAIGKIIISMMAAFALVYFRLPYATAWFWLIFVTLLLPLEVRIIPSYEVVAGLGLLNSYTGLILPLIASATATFFFRQFFKTIPDELLEAAQLDNAGPFRFFVDILLPLSKTMIAAIFIIMFVVGWNQYLWPIMMTTDEGYNTIVMGIKQVLNNINETSLPRYDYVFAMVILAMLPPVLVVVVFQRWFVKGLVESEK